Genomic DNA from Leptospira broomii serovar Hurstbridge str. 5399:
CTTAGATTTCGAATCATCTCGTTAATATTATCCGAAAGTGCCGCAACTTCTCCTGCGGCCTTAACCATAACGGTCCTGGACAAATCTCCTTTCGTCACACCTGTGGCAACCTCGGCGATGGCTCGAACCTGAGTGGTAAGGTTACTTGCCAACTGATTCACATTATCCGTTAAATCTCTCCATAATCCGGCCGCTCCGGGAACGCTTGCTTGACCTCCTAATTTACCCTCGATTCCCACTTCCCTTGCAACGGTCGTCACTTGGTCTCCGAATAGACCTAAAGTATCGATCATATCATTGATCGTATCGGAGAGTTCCGCTATTTCCCCTTTGGCTTCCAAATATAATTTTTTCTTTAAGTCTCCGTTAGCTACTGAGGTTACTACCTTGGCGATACCGCGAACTTGAGTTGTGAGATTATTCGCCATAAAGTTCACGCTGTCAGTGAGGTCCTTCCAAGTTCCGGCTACTCCACGAACGTCAGCCTGGCCTCCAAGCTTTCCTTCAGTTCCCACTTCTCTAGCAACCCGAGTCACCTCGGACGCGAATGAATTCAATTGATCCACCATCGTGTTGATCGTGTCCTTGAGTTCTAGGATCTCTCCTTTTACATCCACGGTGATCTTCTTAGATAAGTCACCTGTCGCTACCGCCTTGGTTACTTCCGCTATGTCTCGCACCTGTCCGGTGAGATTTCCGGCCATAAAGTTCACGCTATCCGTGAGGTCCTTCCATGTTCCGGCTACTCCACGAACGTCAGCCTGGCCTCCAAGCTTTCCTTCAGTTCCTACTTCTCTAGCAACCCGGGTCACTTCCGACGCGAATGAATTCAACTGATCCACCATCGTATTAACGATTTTAGCCGTACGTAGGAATTCCCCTTTTAACGGGCGCCCTTCGATTTCTAAAGACATATTTCGAGAAAGGTCTCCGCCGGCTACCGCTCCGATTACACGCATTACTTCGGTATTCGGTTGTACTAAATTACCTATAAGGGAATTAACGGAATTCATGCAGGCTGCCCAAGAGCCGCCTGTTGCTACTGCGCTTATCCGGTGTGAAATTTTTCCTTCTTGACCGACTTCGTTACTGATTCGCTCGAATTCTTTTACCATCCGGTCATTTTGGTCTATTATATCATTAAGAATGTCTGATATTTTACCCGCGATACCGGTTTGGTCGAGCGGCATTCGTCTGGATAGATCTCCTCTTTTCAATGCGGACAAAACTTCCAGCAATTGTTTTAAGTCGAGCGTGTCTCTAACAGGAATTTCAGTCGTTTTCGTCGAAACCATAGCCTTTCACTCCGATGCTAAAGATGCAAAAATATTGCAGAAAGTAATAATTATGCAACGGAAATGGAAGAGTAACAACAAAAATTGATATTGAAATTTATCGTATTAATATAGTTAAACGATACTATAATTTGTAGCGAAAAATGCTACAAGGAAAAGGTAGGCAAGGTATTCAATTTTCGAATCAACTTAATATAGAAGTTTTACGAGCTTGATCGTACTTCCTATTCAAGTAATTGTTGGTCGAAAGCATATCGCACTAATTCTTGAGTCGATTTTAAATTCATTTTATATAATATCCGAGATCGATACGTGTTGATCGTATTTACGCTCAATCCTAAATCCTGCGAGATACTTCGAACATTTTTTCCTTTAGCTAAAAGTAATAGAATTTGAAATTCACGTTCCGAAAGAATTTCATGAGATAAGCGGTCAGCGGGGTTGGATAATTCTCTGACGAGTATTTCTGCAGCTTCGGAACTTACATAACGTTGACCAGCGGCAATTCTTCTAATTGCACCGATTAATTCGTCTCCGGCGCTGCCTTTCGTAATATAACCGGCGGCTCCCGATTTTAGGGCTCTAACTGCAAATCGTTCTTCCGGGTACATACTTAAGACTAAAATATGCGTAGTAGGACAGGATTTGTGAACGTATTTAACAGTCTCTAGACCGTTCATAAGCGGCATATTCAGGTCAAGAATGAGTATATCGGCAGTACGATCGGCGAGAAACTCTAGCACCTGCTTTCCGTTTTCGGCTTCATAAACCACGTTAATATCCTGTTCTCCGACCAGAATTTTTTTCAGGCCTTCTCTTATTAGTACATGATCGTCCGCAAGTATTGTATCAATCATAGGAATACCGTTTTTAGTGTTTCTCCGCGCGGGATTCTTACTGCCACAGTAGTTCCTTTGGAATTATTGCTTTCGATAGTTAACTCCCCTCCTAAAACTGTGGCTCTTTCTCTCATACCGATCAGACCTAAGGATTTAGAATTTGAAATCTCATCGGTAGGAATTCCTACCCCGTTGTCGTGAACGGATAGTCGTAAGCTCGATGCATCTTGGGTTAAAGACACATCTACAATTGTTGCCTGGGAATGTCTAATCACGTTAGTAAGTGTTTCTTGAAGAATTCGAAAAATAGCCGTTCCACTTTCCGCACCGGGGTTAAGCGGGACTTCAGCATCTATGGAGATATTACAGACGATACCCGATCGCTTTTGAAAATCCTTAACATACCATTCTATTCCTTCCAATAAACCGAGATCGTCGAGGATTAAGGGTCGAAGTTCGGTCGCGATTCTTTGTACCGATTGGATGGCCGAATCCGCAACCTTGCTCATTGAATTTATTTCATTTATCAATCTTTCTTCATTATGGACTATTTCGCTCTTCTTTTTACGCAATAAGGAAAGGTCGATTTTCAAGACGGTTAATAATTGTCCTAACTCGTCGTGAATTTCGCGAGCGATCCGAACCCTTTCTTCTTCCCTTACATGTTGTAAGCGAGCGGCCAAGGATCTTAATTCTTCCCTTGAATTGCGCAGATAATTTTCGGAATACGTTCTTTCAAATACTCGTCCGATTTGAGAACCGATATGCCTTAAAGCTTCCAAGAATGAGGGCTCCGGTATTTCAGGGCCGGAAAAAAATTCCAAAACACCTACAATTGTTTCTCGAACAAAAAGCGGAATCGAGCAGCAAAAGTAAATACCCGCCTTCCACGCCAAGTCCTGCTCTAAAGTCGTGAATACGGATCGAAAATCATCGACCCAAATTACCTTTCTTTCCTTTATGACCCGCATAGCAATGCCTGACGCAGTAGAATGAATTTGCTTTTCCAATTCTAACTTGAATTCTTTGAGTGCAGTCTCCTCCTCCATATACCAGATCGGCGCTAACTCGAGCATTTCCGTTTCGGAGGACCACAAATAAACACGACCGAGCTTCCAACCCGATATAAGGCAAATTCTATCTAAAGCAAATTGAAGGAGTGATTCGACACCATCTGCTTCGTTGGCTGCGGTCGAGATTTGCTGGAGAAGGTTTAAAATAGAAATTTTCCAGAGAAGTTGCTCTTTATTGGCCGGATCCGACTTTTCGGACCCTTCATCTGACGTTAAGGATTTAGTTGGCGAAATGGTCGGGTCGATCCGAAAATCCAGTTCCTTTAACGATTGCCGGTAAGACAATGCCGGTCCTTTAAATAAAGAATTACTTTCGGAAAGAGTCGAATCCGAATCTTCAAAAACGGCAAAATAAAAATTACAATCCGAAGAACTCCGCCAAACGGAAACAAGTTCGGGGGACGAACTTGCGCGTGCTCTCTTTGAATGAACTACCGCATGAAATGCTAAGGACAAAAAATCATTTCGAGCATCCCATTCCGGTATAATGCGAGCTAACGTATTAAATTGAACGGATTCTCCGAGATCTGGAAATTCCAGCCACGCCGCCTTATTCCATTTTAGAATATTCCAATCGTAATCGAGAAGTAATAAAGGATCTTCGATACAATTTTCAAGAAGATTCCATTCATCGAAAATTAAGGTTCGATCATATTCTATATTTAACGGATTCGGCACGCAATGATTATGCCGTTTTAACTAGGATTTTTCAATTCGTTTTTCCCGCCTATCTATCCGTCCTTGAAAAAAAGGTAATATCTTGAAAAGGATTTTAACTAAACACGGCAGGAAACTTTAATCGCCTACGTGTATTTTAACATCATAAGGAGAAGGACGACCTTCGTCTCGTTCCAACCAGTATTTTAAACTTAAAAGAAAAGTTGCCCATTTGGTGCTACAATGATGCATAAACTCGACAGGATTTTTCCAATTTGCATGAGTAAAAATTACGAATGTTTGGTTTTCTTTATATTCCAGCCTGAATTTAATCTCGGTATCCAACCACTCCTCGGGTCCTCGAATACATCTCCACTTTATCGATTGGTAAGGCTGCAGCTCGATTACCTTCAAATCACAAAATCCGAGGAGAATCGTAGAGTTTAGTTCGGCATTTCCTTTTGTATCCGAAACCCACCAATGACGTAACCCATCTATGCTCGATATACCTTCGAATACCTTTTTAATGGGTGATGCGATTCCAACTCTGTGAAGAATGTCAGACATTGTTTTTACCCCCTGAATGTAAATGAATTCGTGAGCCTAAAGGCATTACTCGATTCACCGACTTGTCAAACGAAATACTAAGCACACCTCAAGTGCAGACAGTAAAGAAATATAATTTATAAATGTAAATAAATTCTTGCTCGATTCGAACGGCCCGTTTATTTTTTGAGCGATCGATTTTTACCGGACGAGGAATCTTATGAGGATTTATTGGAATCTATTAATCCGCTTAACAATTGTGTTTATGGGACTATTGTCCGGAGAAATCGCTTCCCAATCTTTAAAAAAAATCGAAAGCTACAAAGTGCAAAATCGTGCGGACGCCTTTTTGAAATTAGATGCAAATCGGTACGTTTTAGTAGGTCAGAAGAACGAAAATTGGGATTCGTTAGAAAAGCATAAAGTGACATTTCGCCTTTTCGATATGCGGGATAGAAAAACGTTCGATTTGTCTCCGCCAATCGCGGAATTTGCGGCGAGTAATCCGGATGTTTTCATAGATGCCACACCTATTAGAACTTTTTCCAACGGTAGATCGTTCGTTCAATTTAATACTAATCTCGTTTTCTTTGACGGGACAAAGGGCGGCCTAATTCTTAAAAATCGGAGTAGACCGGGTCAGCCGAAGTCGATTGAGAGAACGATTTACTTAGATTGGGATATCGGTTCGAATAAAATAAATTGGAGTAAAACAATATCTGAGTTGGATCAATTCGAAAACTTAGATATTAAAGTCGGTCCTAATTCGGTCGAATCCAAATCGATACTCCGAAATCTCATGATTTCAATCGGAATAGATTCTAAGAATGGAATCTATTATTATCGGATCGAGAAAGATAAGGATAATTTGGGTTGGCCGTCTTCGATTTCAATCCTGAGTTTTTCGATCGATTCGAAAAAAATCGAAGAGGTTGCTTCCTTTTCCATAGAGAAAATTACCGGCGGCAATAATTTCTATTCTGAACTCGGAATTACCGCGAGTTCAGATTTCAGCAAGTTGGCTATTTTAGAATACTCCGAGCTGGTTTGGAAGAAACTTGTGAAAGGACATGTCTTGGATTTAAAAAGCGGTAAAATGATAGATTTCGCGATTCCCGTATCTCCTTACGGAGTCGCGTTCGATCCTACAAATGAGAATCTTTTGATTTTAAGTAATGAGACGGGTAAGTTGGTAAAAACCAATTTATCGTCGTTAGAGCAAGAAACTTTCGATTCCATTAAAGGTGCTCGAAATTTAATTTTTTCGAATACGGGAAAATTTGTATTCGTTTTCGTTCACGGTGGATTAGTGGAAGTTAGGTCTTGGCCATCCTTAAAAAGCCTAAAAAAAATTTCCGTTTCCTCATTACAAACCGGTCAGTCGGCTTGGGAACCGGGTGGTTCCGTTTTCAGTAGTGATGGAACCTACGCGACAATACCGGAAAGCGACGCAGTTTCACAATTGGGAAAATCGGGTTTTCATCTCTTTTCCATCAACGAATGATTTATATTTGCCGATCGATGCTTAATCCAATTATCTATATATGCTCGATCTTAAGATAAAAATTTGGCTTTAGTCTTTCGACTGTGTCATTCGTATGTATTAACGATTGCTTGTCGAGTTCGTAGTACGAATTGAATTTTTATCTTCTGCATCGAAAGTCCGTTTTCTTAATAAGCGGATTGACTTTGCGCCCATTCTTTATAGAATGCTTGTCGAGCTAATTGATCCAAACCGACGATGCGCCGTATCTATATATTTTTTCTGCTTATCTCGATTTGCATAGGATGTAAGACTCAACCTAGTAGTTCTTCGGAAAAATCAAATGATGTGAAAATCGAATCCGGAACTTTAGATCTGCGAGTTTGGAATTCGGAATCATCGCCCCTACTATTGAATGGATCCTGGGAATTTTATTGGAATCAGTTCATCCCTACGTTCTTCCAAAATCGGAGCCCCGTTAAGTATTTTCCGATGCCGGGATTCTGGAATGGAAAAAGCATCGGTCAACAAGTCTTAAACCCCCAAGGATATGCAAGCTATCGTTTAAAACTACTTTTACCGGAAGAACGTTCATTATATGCGGTTTCTATTATTGATTTGGAGTCTGCGTATATTCTATTTGTTAACGGTAATATCGTAGGGAAAAACGGAATAGTCGGGACTTCGCGAGAAAAGGAAATCCCCGAATGGCGTCCCGCTGTTTATCCGTTTGAGACCTCGGGAGAAACGGAATTACTTCTTCACGTTTCCAATTTCCACCACCAGTTGGGTGGAATCTGGCAAGGAATTTCTTTCGGAAAGGCCGACTCCCTTTTATCGCATCAGCGTAACTCGATAGCATTGGAACTTTTTGTTGCAGGTTCGATCTTTATGATCGGAGTTTATCATTGTTTGATTTTTTTCGTTCGACGGAGGGAATTAACTTTTTTACAATTAGGTCTTTTTTGTTTTATAATGTCCGTCCGAAGCTTGGTAACGGGACAACGTTATATTTTACAGATTCTTCCCGATTTATCCTGGGAATCGTTAGTGAGACTCGACTATTTAACGGTCTATGTAGGGGCGCCGGTCTTACATTGGTATCTGTTTACGCTTTTTAAAAAATACTATAATCGATACGTGTTCGGTGTTTTTGCCTCTGTTTCGGGATTTTTCAGCGCACTTGTCTTATTTTTAGATCCTCTTATATTTACCAGATTCGCTACGATTTATCATTTGGTCCTGCTCAGTTGCTCGATCTATTTTCTTTACATTAATTTTATAGCCGTTCTCCGTAAAGAAACGGGGGCTGCCGTCCTTTGGATAGGTTGGATTGCTTCCACTTTGGCAAACATAAACGATATACTCTATACATCGTCTATAATTAATTCCGGATATTTTTCGGCTATTGGACTACACATTTTTTTACTGACTCATTCGTATTATCTCGCCGTTCGCTACGCTAATACTTTCAATTTAAGCGAAAGACTCGGTCAAAGAATGGAAAGCCTATTGACGATTACTCGAAATTTGAACCGTTCGAATAGTAGGGAAACCGCAATTTGGACCGCTTTCTCAGGAATTCTTGATGCATTCAATATAAGAAGCGGGTATTGCGTATTTCTTTCTCAAACGGATTCGGAGAAATTTATTCGACTACTTCCTGAGCCGAATTCGTTACCGGAAGCCGTTTTATCGGATGTTAATAAGGAGCTAGGTTCATTATCTGAATTGGAACTCCTCGGAACTCGGTTACGTCTTCCGGTGCTTAGAGGAAATGAAATCCTCTGCGTTTTACAATGCGAAGGAATTAAGATCGAGGATCTAGAAAGAGAAAAACTGTACATTACGGGTGTTTGCGAATCTCTAAGCGTTGTCTTGGATAATATCGATAAGATTCGAGCGGAAGCGCTAGCCAGCGTTGGCCAAGCTGCATCTGAAATCGTTCACGACATCAATCATCATTGTCAGGTAATCGGAATTCAGGTTCGTACCGCATTGCAAGAACCGCAGTCCGCTGGAGTAATTCTCGAGCAGATCGAAAGGGAGGCTTTATACATGAGAAATATGGCCTTGGACATTCTCGATTTCGCAAGAGAGCGAATTATTGTTCGTTTGGAAACGCATACTTTATCCGAGATTGCTAAGCGTATAGAGACAGATCTGTCCGATCAATTGAAAGATATACCTATCGAGTATAAAGTCGTCTTACGAGAAGAAGGTCTCGTTCGTATGGACGTGGATAGGTTTCGTAGAGTCGTCTTAAATCTGACTCGAAATGCGGCTGCGGCCATGCAATCCGGTGGACTCTTTCAAGTCGTCATAGATCGGGAAGACAATCGGCTCTATTTTATTTTTCAAGACAACGGACCCGGGATAAAGCCCGAATTACGAGGTAAATTGTTTCAACCGTTCGGTCTTATCGGAGGTGATCAGAAAGGTTCCGGATTAGGGTTGGCCGTGGTCCGAAGAATCGTACTCGCCCATGGAGGAGAAATTCATTTTTATTCGGAATTGGGAAAGGGAAGCCGATTTACGATCGAGTTGCCTTCGAACGTTTGATTTCAATCGGAACATTTTCTAAAAGTATCACTTCTATTAACAATTGACCGATCGAATGGGACGAATACCTTCAGCAGTGGAAAATGTTGAGTTTGAAGCGTAGTTTGTTTTTTGTCGATGATCATCCGCTTGTGCTTGCCGGTCTTGAAAATGCACTGATCGGAGCCGATGATTTTAGCATCGATGGAGTGGCGCGATCCCGCAACCAGGCGGAACGCAGATTGCGCACGGACCCTCTTCCGGATTTGACTCTGCTTGATATTCAACTTCCCGATGGACCGGTATTTGCTTTGTTGGAGGAGCTTCATGCGGAGCGTCGAACGTTTCCGTTTGCGATCCTGACTTCCTCTCGAGATTGGGATCATTTGCGTCGCGCTGGACAATTGGGAGCCCGCGGCTACCTTCTAAAAGATGCGGAGCCGATGGAAATACTCTCATCGATCAGAAAAATGCTATCAGGAGAAAGGTTATTTCCCGATTTTCCGATCGGTGTACAAGTCTTGCCGGAAGAACTCATCCTCTCTTTCCATAAATTAACGGATAGGGAAAAGGAATTGCTTCGATATATCTCTAAAGGGTTTATGAATCGAGAAATCGCGGAGATACTCGGAATTAGTCTGCGAACAGTGGAAGCTCATCGGGCAAACGCGGCTGAAAAGCTGGGTGTCAAAGGGAGTATGCAATTCTCGACTATTATAGTGCAACTTCGAGATCTGCTAGATTCATAAAATTGGAAAGTTTTATGAATTTTTGAATAACCGTAAGTAAATCACGTACAAGTATTCGGATCGATGTGGTTCCTACGAAATGTCAATCTCATGATCTTCGTTTATTCTGAATGACATAAATTCACCGGAGAGTGTATGTCTTTTAAGAATAAACTATCAATCATTCCAATCGCTTTAGGATTCACCG
This window encodes:
- a CDS encoding YncE family protein → MRIYWNLLIRLTIVFMGLLSGEIASQSLKKIESYKVQNRADAFLKLDANRYVLVGQKNENWDSLEKHKVTFRLFDMRDRKTFDLSPPIAEFAASNPDVFIDATPIRTFSNGRSFVQFNTNLVFFDGTKGGLILKNRSRPGQPKSIERTIYLDWDIGSNKINWSKTISELDQFENLDIKVGPNSVESKSILRNLMISIGIDSKNGIYYYRIEKDKDNLGWPSSISILSFSIDSKKIEEVASFSIEKITGGNNFYSELGITASSDFSKLAILEYSELVWKKLVKGHVLDLKSGKMIDFAIPVSPYGVAFDPTNENLLILSNETGKLVKTNLSSLEQETFDSIKGARNLIFSNTGKFVFVFVHGGLVEVRSWPSLKSLKKISVSSLQTGQSAWEPGGSVFSSDGTYATIPESDAVSQLGKSGFHLFSINE
- a CDS encoding GAF domain-containing sensor histidine kinase is translated as MPNPLNIEYDRTLIFDEWNLLENCIEDPLLLLDYDWNILKWNKAAWLEFPDLGESVQFNTLARIIPEWDARNDFLSLAFHAVVHSKRARASSSPELVSVWRSSSDCNFYFAVFEDSDSTLSESNSLFKGPALSYRQSLKELDFRIDPTISPTKSLTSDEGSEKSDPANKEQLLWKISILNLLQQISTAANEADGVESLLQFALDRICLISGWKLGRVYLWSSETEMLELAPIWYMEEETALKEFKLELEKQIHSTASGIAMRVIKERKVIWVDDFRSVFTTLEQDLAWKAGIYFCCSIPLFVRETIVGVLEFFSGPEIPEPSFLEALRHIGSQIGRVFERTYSENYLRNSREELRSLAARLQHVREEERVRIAREIHDELGQLLTVLKIDLSLLRKKKSEIVHNEERLINEINSMSKVADSAIQSVQRIATELRPLILDDLGLLEGIEWYVKDFQKRSGIVCNISIDAEVPLNPGAESGTAIFRILQETLTNVIRHSQATIVDVSLTQDASSLRLSVHDNGVGIPTDEISNSKSLGLIGMRERATVLGGELTIESNNSKGTTVAVRIPRGETLKTVFL
- a CDS encoding sensor histidine kinase, whose product is MKIESGTLDLRVWNSESSPLLLNGSWEFYWNQFIPTFFQNRSPVKYFPMPGFWNGKSIGQQVLNPQGYASYRLKLLLPEERSLYAVSIIDLESAYILFVNGNIVGKNGIVGTSREKEIPEWRPAVYPFETSGETELLLHVSNFHHQLGGIWQGISFGKADSLLSHQRNSIALELFVAGSIFMIGVYHCLIFFVRRRELTFLQLGLFCFIMSVRSLVTGQRYILQILPDLSWESLVRLDYLTVYVGAPVLHWYLFTLFKKYYNRYVFGVFASVSGFFSALVLFLDPLIFTRFATIYHLVLLSCSIYFLYINFIAVLRKETGAAVLWIGWIASTLANINDILYTSSIINSGYFSAIGLHIFLLTHSYYLAVRYANTFNLSERLGQRMESLLTITRNLNRSNSRETAIWTAFSGILDAFNIRSGYCVFLSQTDSEKFIRLLPEPNSLPEAVLSDVNKELGSLSELELLGTRLRLPVLRGNEILCVLQCEGIKIEDLEREKLYITGVCESLSVVLDNIDKIRAEALASVGQAASEIVHDINHHCQVIGIQVRTALQEPQSAGVILEQIEREALYMRNMALDILDFARERIIVRLETHTLSEIAKRIETDLSDQLKDIPIEYKVVLREEGLVRMDVDRFRRVVLNLTRNAAAAMQSGGLFQVVIDREDNRLYFIFQDNGPGIKPELRGKLFQPFGLIGGDQKGSGLGLAVVRRIVLAHGGEIHFYSELGKGSRFTIELPSNV
- a CDS encoding SRPBCC family protein, whose product is MSDILHRVGIASPIKKVFEGISSIDGLRHWWVSDTKGNAELNSTILLGFCDLKVIELQPYQSIKWRCIRGPEEWLDTEIKFRLEYKENQTFVIFTHANWKNPVEFMHHCSTKWATFLLSLKYWLERDEGRPSPYDVKIHVGD
- a CDS encoding response regulator, which gives rise to MIDTILADDHVLIREGLKKILVGEQDINVVYEAENGKQVLEFLADRTADILILDLNMPLMNGLETVKYVHKSCPTTHILVLSMYPEERFAVRALKSGAAGYITKGSAGDELIGAIRRIAAGQRYVSSEAAEILVRELSNPADRLSHEILSEREFQILLLLAKGKNVRSISQDLGLSVNTINTYRSRILYKMNLKSTQELVRYAFDQQLLE
- a CDS encoding response regulator transcription factor, with the translated sequence MLSLKRSLFFVDDHPLVLAGLENALIGADDFSIDGVARSRNQAERRLRTDPLPDLTLLDIQLPDGPVFALLEELHAERRTFPFAILTSSRDWDHLRRAGQLGARGYLLKDAEPMEILSSIRKMLSGERLFPDFPIGVQVLPEELILSFHKLTDREKELLRYISKGFMNREIAEILGISLRTVEAHRANAAEKLGVKGSMQFSTIIVQLRDLLDS